In the Bdellovibrio sp. ArHS genome, one interval contains:
- a CDS encoding NmrA family NAD(P)-binding protein produces the protein MKVLVTASTGTIGSRVVKLLHNQSQVETFAGSRQPRDKDQVLLDFDNYGTILAALKKVDKAVLITPASPTELETGLRFVQLAQTAGLKHLVFMSIHRVEVAPSIPHFAAKIAIQKELQKSGLKWTTVSPNNFYQNDYFFKEALFGHGVYPQPFGNVGLCRVDADDIAEALVQAVLNEELSGQIFPLVGPEVLTAHRTCELYSQYLERPIHYGGDDLEHWEKSNKPFLPAWLLSDWKQMYRYFQREGLKATATDYIQQEKILNRPPRAFENFVKETTQNWKK, from the coding sequence ATGAAAGTTCTTGTGACCGCCAGTACCGGGACCATTGGTTCTAGAGTCGTAAAACTGCTGCATAATCAGTCTCAGGTTGAAACCTTTGCAGGAAGCCGTCAGCCCCGCGACAAAGATCAGGTTCTTTTGGATTTTGATAATTATGGTACTATTTTGGCCGCGTTAAAAAAGGTCGATAAGGCCGTGCTTATTACCCCAGCAAGCCCCACGGAGCTTGAAACGGGTCTGCGTTTCGTCCAACTCGCTCAAACCGCGGGTTTAAAGCATCTGGTTTTCATGTCTATTCACAGAGTAGAAGTTGCGCCTTCGATTCCGCATTTTGCAGCGAAAATTGCCATTCAAAAAGAGTTGCAAAAGTCCGGGTTGAAATGGACGACGGTATCGCCAAATAACTTTTATCAAAATGACTACTTTTTCAAAGAAGCCCTTTTTGGCCACGGCGTGTATCCGCAGCCCTTTGGGAACGTGGGGCTGTGTCGGGTCGATGCCGACGATATTGCCGAAGCTCTGGTGCAAGCCGTGCTGAACGAAGAACTCAGTGGACAGATATTCCCATTGGTAGGGCCCGAGGTCCTCACGGCCCATCGAACCTGCGAACTGTACAGCCAGTATTTGGAGCGTCCCATCCACTATGGTGGCGATGATCTTGAGCACTGGGAAAAGAGCAATAAACCCTTTCTGCCGGCCTGGCTCTTGAGTGATTGGAAGCAGATGTATAGGTATTTTCAGCGCGAAGGTTTGAAAGCCACCGCAACCGACTATATCCAACAGGAAAAAATATTAAATCGTCCGCCAAGGGCATTTGAAAATTTCGTCAAAGAAACCACGCAAAACTGGAAGAAATAA
- a CDS encoding GAF domain-containing protein: MISPFSFKNAFLGVIPSTILTASPDGTPNIAYLSQVYLLNESQLGLTTQFFNKTKKNFVANPHCTVRVYDPDNFCAYEIEAKYSHTEAEGPLFSQLAKKFDAIAEHSGASHFFKLQSIEVLDIVNIEKIGNESYTSEEAAISLPVRRTIIDFEALQKVCERVSAARNLEELFDSILKAIDLEFGLRHSMILMKQAEADRLYTISTRGYDQSGVGSEVKIGEGVIGRAAEMKVPFAHASLTREILYARATTSPQEANSESLLHQAIPLPGLKMSRSQMAIPIVLRGELLGVLFAESENIYEFRDSDESILKTLSHVLALAIQNLQISHEFEIVPTAASPVVSETKPQPSKEKLIFSYFHKEDCILLNGEYLIRNVPARILWRMLKDFHTQGKTEFTNRELRMDSWLQLPEIKDNLETRLILLRKRLEKKCPQVSIVSSGRGRVTLLAASEITLSEN; encoded by the coding sequence ATGATCAGCCCCTTTTCTTTTAAAAATGCCTTCTTAGGAGTCATTCCTTCCACGATCTTGACGGCTTCTCCTGACGGGACTCCCAACATCGCGTACTTAAGTCAGGTTTATTTGTTGAATGAGTCCCAGCTTGGACTCACAACCCAGTTTTTCAATAAGACCAAGAAGAACTTTGTGGCCAATCCCCACTGTACCGTGCGCGTTTATGATCCCGATAATTTTTGCGCGTATGAAATCGAAGCAAAATACAGTCATACCGAAGCAGAAGGGCCTTTATTTTCTCAACTGGCTAAAAAGTTCGATGCGATTGCAGAACATTCCGGTGCTTCACATTTCTTTAAACTTCAATCGATCGAAGTTTTGGATATTGTGAATATCGAAAAAATTGGCAATGAATCCTACACCAGCGAAGAAGCAGCCATTTCACTTCCTGTACGCCGAACCATCATTGACTTTGAAGCCCTGCAAAAAGTCTGTGAAAGAGTCAGCGCCGCGCGAAACTTGGAAGAACTTTTTGATTCGATTTTAAAAGCCATCGATCTGGAATTTGGTTTGCGACACTCTATGATTCTGATGAAACAGGCTGAGGCCGATCGACTTTATACGATCTCCACAAGAGGCTATGATCAGTCCGGTGTGGGCTCAGAAGTTAAAATCGGCGAAGGCGTTATTGGTCGTGCGGCGGAAATGAAAGTTCCTTTCGCTCACGCCTCGTTAACGCGTGAAATTCTTTATGCCCGAGCCACGACCTCTCCCCAAGAGGCAAATTCAGAATCCTTGCTTCACCAGGCCATCCCCCTGCCGGGCTTGAAGATGTCCCGCAGTCAGATGGCCATACCGATCGTTTTGCGCGGCGAACTTTTGGGCGTGCTCTTTGCGGAAAGTGAAAACATTTATGAGTTCCGCGACAGCGACGAAAGCATTCTTAAAACTTTAAGCCATGTACTGGCCTTGGCAATTCAGAATCTTCAGATCAGTCATGAGTTTGAAATCGTCCCGACGGCGGCTTCGCCCGTAGTTTCAGAAACCAAACCACAACCTTCTAAAGAAAAACTGATCTTTAGCTATTTCCACAAAGAGGACTGTATCTTGCTTAATGGGGAATATCTGATCCGCAACGTCCCGGCCCGAATTTTATGGAGAATGCTCAAGGACTTCCATACTCAAGGTAAAACCGAGTTCACCAACCGCGAACTCAGAATGGACTCTTGGTTGCAGCTTCCCGAAATCAAAGACAACCTCGAAACTCGCCTGATCCTGCTACGGAAACGCCTGGAAAAAAAGTGCCCGCAGGTTTCCATCGTCTCGAGCGGCCGGGGCCGAGTCACTTTGCTCGCGGCTAGCGAGATCACTTTGTCGGAGAATTAG